The Altererythrobacter sp. ZODW24 genome window below encodes:
- a CDS encoding sulfite exporter TauE/SafE family protein — protein sequence MVPFLAAAFFLTAILYASVGFGGGSTYSALLVLAGLDYRLLPILSLCCNILVVAGGSWRFGRAGITPWRSALAVTAIAAPMALLGGLMPIGRDAFLIVLGASLIFTGLTLLLPRKEGASGQPMAIARYMPLIAAPLGFLAGLVGIGGGIFLAPLLHLVRWNSARTIAATASLFILVNSMFGLAGQLLKRGPDMFGAALSGGLPLLLAVVIGGQIGSVLAIKFLPQNLIRWLTAALTIWVGARLLL from the coding sequence ATGGTGCCATTCCTCGCCGCCGCCTTTTTCCTGACCGCAATACTCTACGCTTCCGTCGGCTTCGGCGGCGGTTCGACTTATAGCGCGTTGCTGGTTTTGGCGGGGCTGGATTACCGGTTGCTGCCGATCCTTTCGTTGTGCTGCAACATTTTGGTTGTAGCAGGCGGAAGTTGGCGTTTTGGCCGTGCAGGGATCACTCCGTGGCGAAGCGCGCTGGCCGTAACCGCAATTGCCGCGCCGATGGCGCTGCTAGGTGGTTTGATGCCAATTGGGCGTGATGCGTTTCTGATCGTCTTGGGGGCAAGTCTGATCTTTACCGGCCTGACCTTGCTTCTTCCGCGTAAGGAGGGCGCTTCAGGCCAGCCAATGGCGATTGCACGCTATATGCCGCTTATCGCAGCGCCGCTCGGCTTTCTTGCCGGGCTGGTGGGTATTGGCGGCGGGATATTCCTCGCCCCCTTGCTGCATCTCGTGCGCTGGAACTCTGCGCGGACCATTGCCGCGACCGCCAGCCTGTTCATTCTCGTCAATTCAATGTTCGGATTGGCAGGCCAATTGCTGAAGCGCGGACCCGACATGTTTGGGGCAGCGCTATCGGGCGGATTGCCGCTGCTTCTGGCCGTGGTGATCGGCGGGCAGATCGGCAGCGTGCTGGCCATAAAATTCCTGCCGCAAAACCTGATCCGCTGGCTAACAGCCGCGCTCACCATCTGGGTGGGCGCGCGGCTCTTGCTCTAA
- a CDS encoding energy transducer TonB, producing MRKTICAAALFAIALPMGAFAQESQSNDAVVEGAAQAVAEAAEDAMEAAELAGIAPPAAYSTGHRRSNDETDPRFETYIDSLFVQIDYPHAAFVAGEEGVVDVELTVDSEGNATGCKVVRKSDFPRLDAATCPHVLKRATFKPAEDKDGNPVVGTMIDRVHWRAREQDLNSFSLHVAFTQTETGETEDCELISFTGKAPKGMPIDEPCKGFATGSALFRDEDGVPVRKRVEVKIGAEVSDLPTD from the coding sequence ATGAGAAAAACCATCTGTGCAGCCGCCCTTTTCGCAATTGCCCTACCAATGGGGGCTTTTGCTCAGGAGTCCCAGTCAAATGATGCCGTTGTTGAAGGTGCTGCTCAGGCAGTCGCGGAAGCGGCAGAAGATGCGATGGAAGCCGCAGAGTTAGCTGGCATAGCGCCCCCGGCGGCGTATTCTACAGGGCACCGCAGGAGCAATGACGAAACAGACCCGCGCTTTGAAACCTATATAGATTCGCTTTTCGTCCAGATCGACTATCCCCATGCCGCTTTCGTCGCTGGTGAAGAAGGCGTTGTGGACGTTGAGCTGACCGTCGATTCAGAAGGCAATGCGACCGGCTGTAAGGTTGTGCGAAAAAGCGATTTCCCGCGGCTCGATGCGGCCACATGCCCGCATGTACTCAAACGCGCGACGTTTAAGCCGGCGGAGGACAAGGATGGAAATCCGGTCGTCGGCACAATGATCGACCGCGTCCATTGGCGCGCGAGGGAGCAGGACCTCAACAGTTTCTCACTCCATGTTGCTTTCACCCAGACCGAGACAGGCGAGACGGAAGATTGCGAGCTGATTTCATTCACGGGGAAAGCGCCCAAGGGCATGCCCATCGACGAGCCGTGCAAAGGGTTTGCTACTGGAAGCGCGTTGTTCCGCGACGAAGATGGTGTGCCTGTCCGTAAGCGCGTGGAAGTAAAGATCGGTGCGGAAGTTAGCGATCTGCCCACCGATTAA
- a CDS encoding ATP-binding protein: protein MIREETTTELITLLNQVDEQEDIEVKAITGSDVGKSVFETICALSNEPDLGGGTILLGVAKDEEALFPLYSADGVSDPDKLSSDIQSTCSSKFASPIRVDIRTDMVGDAAVIRIDVPELPRTHKPAYFAATGLPKGAWRRIGPTDVRCNSDDLSTFFIGQSHEPHDTRLVRDADVTDIDIEALESYRLARSEISPDDEHIKWPDDELLYALSATRKIDGNWRVTNAGLLMFGRQQSLRRCFPTMRVDYIRVPGNQWVPDAASTYESIDMRGPIIRLIPRIINAILDDLPKTFDVADSMTGQRTETPTIPSRAIREAVVNSLMHRSYEGFSPIQIIRYANRLEIRNPGYSLKSQDRFGEAGSEIRNPTLAAMLHETRFAETKGSGIRLMQSSMVERGLASPSFNSDRDRSEFSVTFLFHHFLNESDWNWLQSFSEFNLSEHQMKALIFVREVGAIDNARYRSLNGVETLVASKALRDMRTAGLLQSRGAGASVHYLSGDEMFAREQHSGSNFTLQDKRTVLEAGLQDTGIRIEDLPTKLRTRTRTASMTPRLDEKTARLVIFGLCEWKALALAEIADLLGKNKDYLSQKYIGPMIADGSLNYAIPALPSHPEQKYVAGEKLQEANR from the coding sequence ATGATAAGAGAAGAAACAACTACAGAGCTTATCACCTTGCTCAATCAAGTTGATGAACAAGAAGATATCGAGGTTAAGGCGATCACCGGATCTGACGTTGGCAAATCTGTCTTCGAGACGATTTGTGCTCTCAGTAACGAGCCTGATCTGGGTGGTGGCACTATTCTTTTGGGAGTGGCAAAAGATGAAGAAGCTCTTTTCCCACTATACAGCGCTGACGGTGTTTCGGATCCCGATAAGCTTAGCTCAGATATTCAATCCACGTGCTCAAGCAAGTTTGCTTCTCCAATTCGGGTCGACATCAGGACTGATATGGTGGGTGATGCGGCAGTCATCCGGATTGATGTGCCGGAGCTCCCGCGAACGCATAAGCCTGCTTATTTTGCTGCAACCGGGCTTCCAAAAGGAGCTTGGAGGCGAATTGGACCGACTGATGTTCGGTGCAATAGTGATGATCTATCGACCTTTTTTATTGGTCAGTCACACGAGCCCCACGATACGAGGTTGGTTCGCGATGCGGATGTGACGGACATCGATATCGAGGCACTCGAGAGCTACCGGTTGGCAAGAAGCGAAATATCGCCTGATGATGAGCACATAAAGTGGCCTGATGATGAGCTCTTATATGCGCTGAGTGCGACTCGAAAGATTGACGGGAACTGGCGTGTTACCAACGCAGGCCTGTTGATGTTCGGTCGCCAACAGTCGTTGCGCCGTTGCTTCCCGACGATGAGGGTGGACTATATAAGAGTACCGGGAAATCAGTGGGTGCCGGATGCAGCCTCGACGTATGAATCGATTGATATGCGAGGCCCTATCATTCGATTGATTCCACGGATCATCAACGCGATTTTGGACGATCTCCCAAAGACCTTTGACGTAGCTGACAGCATGACCGGGCAGAGAACTGAAACCCCAACAATACCGTCTCGCGCAATACGAGAAGCTGTGGTCAATTCCTTGATGCACCGATCATATGAGGGTTTTTCGCCGATCCAAATTATCCGATATGCAAATCGGTTGGAAATCAGAAATCCTGGATATTCCTTGAAATCTCAAGACCGGTTTGGTGAGGCTGGCTCAGAGATAAGAAACCCAACTTTGGCGGCAATGCTGCATGAGACAAGGTTCGCTGAAACCAAGGGCAGTGGTATTCGATTGATGCAAAGCTCGATGGTGGAGCGCGGGCTAGCTAGCCCTTCATTCAATTCAGATAGAGACAGATCTGAATTCTCCGTCACATTTTTGTTTCATCATTTTTTGAATGAAAGTGATTGGAATTGGCTCCAGAGCTTTTCAGAATTCAATCTGAGCGAGCATCAGATGAAAGCGCTCATCTTCGTGCGTGAAGTCGGAGCTATCGATAACGCTCGCTATCGTAGCTTGAATGGTGTCGAGACGTTGGTAGCAAGTAAGGCATTACGAGACATGCGCACGGCTGGATTATTGCAATCCAGAGGAGCTGGTGCGTCAGTACATTATCTGTCTGGCGATGAAATGTTCGCTCGCGAGCAGCACTCCGGCTCTAACTTTACCCTCCAAGATAAGCGCACTGTCTTGGAGGCGGGCCTCCAAGATACCGGGATAAGAATTGAAGATTTACCCACGAAGTTGAGGACGCGCACACGCACGGCGTCAATGACGCCGCGATTAGATGAAAAGACAGCACGACTGGTCATTTTCGGTCTGTGTGAGTGGAAGGCTTTGGCTCTAGCAGAGATCGCTGATCTCTTAGGAAAGAACAAAGACTATCTTTCGCAGAAATATATCGGCCCAATGATAGCAGATGGCTCGCTAAACTACGCGATTCCTGCACTGCCTAGTCATCCTGAACAAAAGTATGTTGCCGGTGAGAAATTGCAGGAAGCGAACCGGTGA
- a CDS encoding NAD kinase gives MPKTNDFQRLALVASDTDPASEAKAALADLADWVPLEEADAVVVLGGDGFMLQTLHSMLDDSHVLPAYGLNLGTVGFLMNRFRNGANVLNRIAKARTVKIAPLRMEAVTQNGEEHTFCAINEVSLLRETRQTAKLEVSVSGKVRIPELACDGVLLATPAGSTAYNLSANGPILPLDSELLALTPISPFRPRRWRGAILPDRSQVTFRVLDPGKRPVAAVADQKELRDIAEVRLEIARDKELTLLFDPGHSLDERIVSEQFVV, from the coding sequence TTGCCCAAGACTAATGACTTTCAGCGGCTCGCTCTAGTTGCTTCCGATACAGACCCTGCGAGTGAAGCCAAAGCGGCGCTGGCCGATTTGGCTGACTGGGTTCCGTTGGAGGAGGCCGACGCTGTCGTCGTGCTGGGCGGTGATGGCTTCATGTTGCAAACGTTGCATTCAATGCTGGACGACAGCCATGTTTTGCCCGCTTACGGACTAAATTTAGGCACTGTCGGCTTTCTGATGAACCGCTTTCGCAATGGCGCGAATGTACTGAACCGGATTGCCAAGGCACGTACCGTGAAAATTGCGCCGCTCAGAATGGAAGCCGTTACCCAAAACGGCGAAGAACACACATTCTGCGCGATCAATGAAGTCTCGCTGCTGCGTGAAACGCGTCAGACAGCAAAGCTCGAAGTGTCGGTGAGTGGCAAAGTCCGCATTCCTGAACTCGCTTGCGACGGCGTCCTGCTGGCAACGCCCGCAGGTTCCACCGCCTATAATCTGTCGGCAAATGGGCCGATTCTGCCGCTTGATTCGGAGCTTTTGGCGCTAACCCCAATCAGCCCGTTCCGCCCTAGACGTTGGCGCGGCGCAATCCTGCCTGATCGTAGCCAAGTAACCTTTCGCGTGCTTGATCCCGGCAAACGTCCCGTCGCCGCCGTAGCCGACCAAAAGGAACTGCGCGATATTGCGGAAGTCCGCCTGGAAATCGCCCGCGACAAGGAATTGACGCTGTTGTTTGATCCCGGCCACAGCCTCGACGAACGCATTGTCAGCGAGCAATTTGTGGTCTGA
- a CDS encoding GGDEF domain-containing phosphodiesterase, which translates to MASIAILEAEMPRDALTGLVGSETVRERLSEWQPAHGADGVAPVHAMLLGLGRFDTVNLAYGEAAGDSALVEVAARLNRLAAEELQGEWVLSRIGGGSFLLAANEACSRERWQWLAETLADTIAKPITNLLDDNKLRLWPRVALMRPLEGEGPQTILDRLAETLGGMSRERGARVLWADGELAMGGRSAAQLEADLLGALDRDEIEIFYQPQFSTSDDSLVGAEALARWDHPTLGRVGAGTLFAIAERADHTAQLSRHIAVRALSSVADWPEHLRLSLNVTPSDLSAKNFAAEFMAVLAESGFDPAALTLEITEQSLLSDVEGTTRALESLCETGIRVALDDFGAGFCNFRYLKLLPLDYLKLDKAMVDGILDDERDLAVFRAITAMARALDLKVIAEGIETAEQRDLVAREGAQTYQGFLKAEPMSAADFSKLAN; encoded by the coding sequence ATGGCTTCAATCGCAATACTGGAGGCAGAAATGCCCCGCGACGCACTGACCGGACTGGTCGGCAGCGAAACCGTGCGTGAGCGCTTGTCGGAATGGCAGCCGGCGCACGGTGCTGATGGTGTTGCTCCCGTCCACGCTATGTTGCTTGGGCTGGGGCGGTTCGACACGGTGAATCTCGCTTACGGTGAAGCGGCAGGTGACAGCGCATTGGTGGAGGTCGCCGCACGGCTGAACCGGCTTGCTGCTGAGGAATTGCAGGGCGAATGGGTTCTGTCGCGGATTGGTGGTGGGAGTTTCCTGCTGGCGGCGAACGAAGCCTGCAGCCGTGAACGCTGGCAATGGCTCGCCGAAACACTGGCTGACACAATCGCTAAGCCGATAACGAACTTGCTTGACGACAATAAGCTGCGGCTGTGGCCGCGCGTCGCTTTGATGCGCCCGCTTGAGGGTGAGGGGCCGCAAACGATCCTTGACCGTCTTGCCGAAACACTGGGCGGCATGTCGCGCGAACGCGGTGCGAGAGTACTGTGGGCCGACGGTGAGCTAGCTATGGGCGGCCGTAGCGCTGCGCAGCTTGAGGCTGATCTGCTTGGTGCGCTCGACCGCGACGAGATCGAGATTTTCTATCAGCCGCAGTTTTCGACTTCTGACGACAGTTTAGTCGGAGCGGAAGCTCTCGCGCGATGGGACCATCCAACGCTTGGCCGGGTGGGCGCCGGCACTTTGTTCGCGATTGCCGAACGCGCGGATCACACGGCGCAGCTATCGCGGCATATTGCGGTGAGAGCGCTGTCCAGCGTCGCCGATTGGCCCGAGCATTTGCGGCTTTCGCTCAACGTCACGCCATCCGACCTTTCGGCCAAGAATTTTGCCGCTGAATTCATGGCCGTCCTGGCCGAGTCAGGGTTCGATCCGGCTGCTTTGACGCTGGAGATTACCGAACAATCGCTGTTGTCCGATGTAGAGGGCACAACGCGCGCTCTCGAGAGCCTTTGCGAAACAGGGATCCGTGTTGCGCTTGACGATTTCGGCGCGGGTTTCTGTAACTTCCGTTATTTGAAACTGCTGCCGCTGGACTACCTCAAGCTCGATAAGGCGATGGTCGACGGTATCCTCGACGATGAACGCGATCTCGCTGTATTCCGCGCAATTACCGCGATGGCCCGCGCGCTTGATCTCAAGGTAATTGCTGAGGGCATCGAAACGGCCGAGCAGCGCGATTTGGTGGCACGCGAAGGCGCACAGACATATCAGGGTTTCTTGAAGGCAGAACCGATGTCTGCCGCAGACTTTAGCAAACTCGCCAACTAG
- a CDS encoding GNAT family N-acetyltransferase, producing the protein MMVDGLELPEGVFLAGKREATQIGDITADAFQNDPFNLWLFGKFGAMEMTFRTLAKHVYVPRGVCYHLGNKAAAMWMMPGGKLDIPMHALPAFGVKLVLQGSAGVMARADAATEAMEKHHPAEPHAYLFTIGVRQAERGHGLGRVLMQPMLDKLDTDGTPAYLENSNPANVQFYESFGFKHREYIHAVPDAPPLQAMWREPLG; encoded by the coding sequence ATGATGGTCGACGGTTTAGAGCTGCCCGAAGGTGTGTTCCTCGCGGGGAAACGCGAGGCGACGCAGATCGGCGACATTACGGCGGATGCGTTTCAGAACGATCCTTTCAACTTGTGGCTATTCGGCAAGTTTGGCGCGATGGAGATGACCTTCCGCACTCTTGCCAAGCACGTCTATGTCCCGCGCGGTGTATGTTACCATTTAGGAAATAAGGCCGCTGCAATGTGGATGATGCCCGGTGGGAAGCTCGATATTCCGATGCATGCCCTGCCGGCTTTCGGCGTAAAGCTGGTACTTCAAGGCAGCGCGGGGGTCATGGCGAGAGCGGATGCCGCCACTGAAGCGATGGAAAAGCACCATCCCGCCGAGCCGCATGCCTATCTGTTCACCATTGGTGTGAGGCAAGCAGAGCGTGGCCACGGATTAGGCCGCGTGCTGATGCAGCCAATGCTGGACAAGCTCGATACCGATGGAACGCCCGCATATCTCGAAAATTCAAACCCGGCGAATGTCCAGTTCTACGAATCGTTCGGCTTCAAGCACCGCGAATATATTCATGCGGTGCCGGACGCCCCGCCTCTCCAAGCCATGTGGCGTGAACCACTAGGCTGA
- the secA gene encoding preprotein translocase subunit SecA, with amino-acid sequence MLGAISKKFFGSANDRYVKSLDKIVNQINALEEQLLDFSDAELKGQTVKFRQQLEEGKTLDDILPEAFATVREASKRVLGMRHFDVQMVGGIVLHRGEIAEMRTGEGKTLVATLATYLNAIEGKGVHVVTVNDYLASRDAEWMGQLYTWLGLTVGVIIPNIGEFERREAYAADITYGTNNEFGFDYLRDNMKHERGQMVQRPFNYAIVDEVDSILIDEARTPLIISGPTEDKTDLYVLVDEIVKKIDPDMYEADEKTKNIQWTEDGAEKIEQMLVESGLMETDNLYDVENTQVVHHLDQALKANIMFKKDTDYIIKDDKIVIIDEFTGRMMDGRRWSNGLHQAVEAKEGVKIEPENQTMASITFQNYFRMYPKLSGMTGTAATEAAEFFEIYKMNVVTIPTNVEVLRIDEDDEFYKNTQDKFKAIAKAIAEKNEIGQPVLVGTVSIEKSELLSQFLKEEGVEHAVLNARFHESEARIVAQAGRMGAVTIATNMAGRGTDIQLGGNVEYRMEDELAEVPEGKERDKAIAKIKEEVEAERQKVLGAGGLFVLGTERHESRRIDNQLRGRSGRQGDPGLSRFYLCLEDDLLRIFGPDTLFSRMMNSNLEDGEAIGSKWLSKAIETAQKKVEARNYDVRKQVVEYDDVMNDQRKVVYEQRSEIMDSEAVDDVVVDMRHDTINAVVLEACPPGSYPEQWNIDGLKERVEDVMGLTPPIEQWMEEEALEPEIIEDRIRAEADEKMERKIAATEGGTWKQVEKSVLLERLDFHWKEHLATLDALRQVVFLRAYAQKQPINEYKQEAFGLFERMLEIIREDVSRILLKSELRMQPPVEDLPELPDFLTGHIDPLTGLDNSNDGDGSATREAMFGSLAGSPRAAVGPGGSASENPYAELNIKRNAQCPCGSGNKYKHCHGAIGSKAAAE; translated from the coding sequence ATGCTCGGCGCTATCAGCAAGAAGTTTTTCGGCTCGGCTAATGACCGTTACGTCAAATCACTCGATAAGATTGTTAATCAGATCAATGCCTTGGAGGAACAGCTTCTCGATTTCTCCGACGCAGAACTGAAAGGGCAAACGGTTAAGTTCCGCCAGCAGCTGGAAGAGGGCAAAACGCTCGACGATATCCTGCCTGAGGCATTTGCGACCGTTCGCGAGGCGTCCAAGCGCGTGCTCGGCATGCGTCACTTTGATGTGCAGATGGTTGGCGGCATTGTGCTCCACCGCGGTGAAATTGCCGAAATGCGCACGGGTGAAGGTAAAACGCTGGTGGCAACGCTGGCGACCTATCTCAACGCGATTGAGGGCAAGGGCGTACACGTCGTTACAGTCAACGATTACCTCGCCAGCCGCGATGCGGAATGGATGGGGCAGCTTTACACATGGCTCGGCCTGACCGTTGGCGTGATCATTCCCAACATTGGCGAGTTTGAACGCCGTGAGGCCTATGCCGCTGACATCACATACGGCACGAATAACGAATTTGGCTTCGATTATCTGCGCGATAATATGAAGCATGAGCGCGGCCAGATGGTCCAGCGCCCCTTCAACTACGCGATTGTTGATGAAGTCGATTCAATCCTGATCGATGAAGCGCGGACTCCGCTCATCATCTCCGGCCCGACTGAGGATAAGACGGACCTCTATGTTCTGGTCGACGAGATCGTAAAGAAGATCGACCCGGACATGTATGAAGCGGATGAGAAGACCAAGAACATCCAGTGGACCGAAGATGGCGCGGAAAAGATCGAGCAGATGTTGGTCGAATCCGGACTGATGGAAACTGACAATCTCTATGATGTCGAAAACACGCAGGTCGTCCATCACCTCGACCAGGCGCTCAAAGCGAATATCATGTTCAAGAAGGACACGGATTACATCATCAAGGACGACAAGATCGTCATCATTGATGAGTTTACCGGCCGGATGATGGATGGTCGCCGCTGGTCTAACGGTCTGCATCAGGCGGTTGAAGCCAAAGAAGGCGTGAAGATCGAGCCTGAGAACCAGACGATGGCCTCGATCACGTTCCAGAACTACTTCCGTATGTATCCCAAGCTGTCAGGCATGACGGGTACAGCCGCAACCGAAGCGGCGGAATTCTTCGAAATCTACAAGATGAACGTCGTCACCATTCCCACCAACGTTGAAGTGCTGCGGATCGATGAAGACGACGAATTCTACAAGAATACGCAGGATAAGTTCAAAGCCATTGCCAAGGCGATTGCTGAAAAGAACGAGATTGGTCAGCCGGTTCTGGTTGGTACGGTTTCCATCGAAAAATCCGAATTGCTGTCACAGTTCCTCAAGGAAGAGGGTGTCGAGCACGCCGTTCTGAACGCCCGCTTCCATGAAAGCGAAGCGCGCATTGTAGCGCAGGCGGGCCGGATGGGCGCGGTAACCATCGCGACCAACATGGCGGGCCGCGGCACCGACATTCAGCTCGGCGGTAACGTCGAATATCGGATGGAAGATGAACTCGCTGAGGTGCCAGAAGGCAAAGAACGCGACAAAGCTATCGCCAAGATCAAGGAAGAAGTTGAAGCCGAACGCCAGAAGGTGCTCGGCGCAGGCGGCCTGTTCGTTCTGGGTACGGAGCGTCACGAAAGCCGCCGGATCGATAACCAGCTGCGCGGGCGTTCAGGCCGTCAGGGGGACCCCGGCCTGTCGCGTTTCTATCTCTGCCTGGAAGACGATTTGCTGCGTATCTTTGGTCCTGACACATTGTTCAGCCGGATGATGAATTCGAATCTAGAAGATGGCGAGGCCATCGGTTCAAAATGGCTCAGCAAGGCCATCGAAACCGCTCAGAAAAAAGTCGAGGCGCGCAACTACGATGTGCGTAAGCAGGTCGTCGAATATGATGACGTGATGAATGACCAGCGGAAGGTTGTATACGAGCAGCGTTCCGAGATTATGGATAGCGAAGCGGTCGACGATGTGGTTGTCGATATGCGTCACGACACAATCAACGCGGTTGTCTTGGAAGCCTGCCCTCCGGGCTCCTATCCGGAGCAGTGGAACATCGATGGCCTGAAAGAACGCGTCGAAGACGTGATGGGCCTGACGCCGCCAATCGAGCAGTGGATGGAAGAAGAAGCGCTTGAGCCTGAAATCATCGAGGATCGTATCCGCGCTGAAGCTGACGAAAAGATGGAACGCAAAATTGCCGCTACCGAAGGCGGCACTTGGAAGCAGGTTGAAAAGAGCGTCCTTCTCGAACGGCTCGATTTCCACTGGAAAGAACACCTCGCGACGCTTGATGCCTTACGTCAGGTCGTGTTCCTGCGTGCCTATGCCCAGAAGCAGCCGATCAACGAATATAAGCAGGAAGCATTTGGCCTGTTCGAACGGATGCTGGAAATCATCCGCGAAGATGTTAGCCGTATCTTGCTCAAGAGCGAGCTCAGGATGCAGCCACCGGTTGAAGACCTGCCAGAACTGCCAGACTTCCTGACCGGGCATATCGATCCACTGACCGGACTTGATAACTCAAACGATGGCGATGGTTCGGCGACGCGTGAGGCGATGTTTGGCTCGTTGGCTGGGTCGCCGCGTGCCGCAGTCGGTCCTGGCGGCTCGGCCAGCGAAAACCCCTATGCAGAGCTAAACATCAAACGCAACGCCCAGTGCCCTTGCGGTTCAGGCAATAAATACAAGCATTGTCACGGCGCCATCGGCAGCAAAGCCGCTGCCGAGTAA